In one Candidatus Zixiibacteriota bacterium genomic region, the following are encoded:
- a CDS encoding PorV/PorQ family protein — translation MRKSFTILIAAVIVLASHVNSYAVSEAAVLFLRIAAGARAAGMGEAFVAVADDATATHWNPAGLGTYPLSNKWFEISIPKDIQPLKKMVVFKNESSNLDYKRFDIWALTAKGLVKNSSEFGTRPGAAQGSSLYASFMISNQDKWAMSDIIETSADQTAESVLRQYVGLAGEAAEAKMPALLEKLGSANNPYPVERIDSLKEGVLAGLGENYKGKFEFDTAFATLHDAYNRCLVDWQSFERAEGLYRNAIKDSAITEGEADKILFALEKSKSKAFPEQLTVPFNIIFEGTPRDIAADDNNLWLATDSGLYRYNGRNWQRFGINEGLPTDNIMMVTLHEKKAYIGTDRGLVVYDAGAFRYFGGGDAAGLPEKPVQGIAIANDKNVWAVIDSDLYHFNGKSWENYYDYNDILGETDSSLYENMKLYGTPSEKEIYLAKFSALNVPGAVPEEKEPPANGVKISQLINQLGVVEAYRESLDSAGAPIIIDSAVIPKESTPGKKLRIPYTAGFKQGITAMAWDERNGIWIGTESGLLRFSGKKWDRYGYREYKPEANQTVYNLALERVKGDSSRAERLAINIRAANELESDTISAGQSIMLYANPAGAKINGIRLINNRVFFATESGTIWYDGRWSRYNAEQLGQKNTIGIEERGSDAWYVTDDKIMVLAGARSELSLMHVNWLPELASDIYYEFLSYVKNVEGWGTVGGNLTFLSYGRIIRTDENNDILGDFSAFDAAMTLSYGTALSPSLSGGLSAKIIYSHLSSLGSGREKGNGTSTGLALDAGILYRLHRRISLGAAVTNLGPDISYIDVSQSDPLPRNLAVGLAWKFIESNYNKALVTVEANKSLVNIGDGFSQELKEVVLNGGLEYWYGSFIALRGGYIYDQDGQIKTPTFGFGLAYKIFQFDFAYIPSNDQVPLANTARFSLKIEM, via the coding sequence ATGCGAAAATCATTTACTATTCTCATAGCGGCCGTGATTGTACTGGCAAGTCACGTCAATTCCTATGCCGTCTCCGAAGCCGCCGTGTTGTTTCTGCGTATAGCGGCTGGTGCCCGGGCGGCGGGAATGGGCGAGGCCTTCGTGGCGGTTGCAGATGATGCCACCGCCACACACTGGAATCCGGCCGGTCTTGGGACATATCCGTTGTCGAATAAATGGTTCGAGATAAGTATTCCCAAAGATATCCAACCATTGAAGAAGATGGTCGTTTTCAAGAACGAATCCTCCAACCTGGATTATAAGAGATTCGATATCTGGGCACTGACCGCCAAAGGGCTGGTTAAAAACTCCTCCGAATTCGGCACCAGGCCCGGTGCCGCCCAGGGTTCGTCCCTCTATGCCTCTTTTATGATAAGCAATCAGGATAAATGGGCTATGTCGGACATAATCGAAACCAGCGCCGACCAGACAGCCGAATCGGTTCTCAGGCAGTATGTGGGACTGGCCGGCGAAGCGGCTGAGGCGAAGATGCCCGCTCTTCTGGAGAAGCTAGGATCGGCTAATAACCCCTATCCGGTGGAAAGAATTGACTCCCTCAAAGAAGGCGTATTGGCGGGCTTGGGCGAAAATTATAAGGGGAAATTCGAGTTCGATACCGCTTTTGCCACTCTTCATGATGCCTATAATCGGTGCCTGGTGGATTGGCAATCCTTTGAAAGGGCGGAAGGCCTTTATCGCAATGCAATCAAGGATTCGGCCATAACGGAAGGTGAAGCCGACAAGATTCTGTTTGCCCTCGAAAAATCCAAGAGCAAGGCCTTTCCCGAACAGTTGACTGTTCCGTTTAATATTATATTTGAAGGAACCCCCCGCGACATCGCCGCTGATGATAACAATCTCTGGCTGGCCACCGACTCCGGGCTGTATCGCTATAACGGCCGAAACTGGCAGAGATTCGGAATCAACGAAGGCTTGCCGACCGATAATATCATGATGGTGACACTGCATGAGAAAAAAGCTTATATAGGTACGGATCGCGGGCTGGTGGTCTATGATGCTGGCGCGTTCCGATACTTTGGCGGGGGAGATGCCGCCGGGCTCCCCGAGAAACCGGTCCAGGGGATTGCGATTGCAAATGACAAAAATGTCTGGGCGGTGATCGATAGCGACCTCTACCATTTCAACGGCAAATCATGGGAAAATTACTACGATTATAATGACATCCTGGGCGAGACGGACTCTTCTCTTTATGAAAACATGAAACTGTATGGAACACCGAGCGAAAAGGAAATATATCTGGCCAAGTTCTCGGCCCTGAACGTGCCCGGTGCCGTGCCGGAAGAAAAAGAACCCCCCGCCAATGGCGTCAAAATCAGCCAGCTTATCAACCAACTTGGCGTGGTTGAGGCTTATCGCGAGAGCCTTGATTCCGCGGGAGCGCCGATTATAATCGACTCCGCTGTGATTCCCAAGGAGAGCACCCCCGGCAAGAAGCTGAGAATTCCATATACGGCCGGCTTCAAACAGGGGATAACCGCGATGGCCTGGGATGAACGCAATGGCATCTGGATCGGGACGGAATCGGGACTGCTGCGCTTTTCGGGCAAGAAATGGGATCGCTACGGTTATCGTGAGTACAAACCGGAGGCCAACCAGACCGTCTATAATCTGGCTCTGGAACGGGTAAAAGGTGATTCCAGCCGTGCCGAAAGGCTGGCGATAAATATAAGAGCGGCCAATGAATTGGAATCCGATACGATCAGCGCCGGGCAGTCCATCATGCTCTATGCCAACCCGGCCGGAGCGAAGATCAACGGCATTCGGTTGATAAACAACCGGGTGTTCTTCGCTACCGAAAGCGGCACCATCTGGTACGATGGCCGCTGGTCGCGGTACAATGCCGAGCAATTGGGCCAGAAGAATACTATCGGCATTGAAGAACGCGGGAGCGATGCCTGGTATGTGACCGATGACAAAATAATGGTACTGGCCGGAGCCAGGAGCGAACTCTCGTTGATGCATGTCAACTGGTTGCCCGAACTGGCCAGCGACATCTATTATGAGTTCCTCTCTTATGTCAAAAACGTTGAGGGGTGGGGAACGGTCGGCGGTAATCTGACCTTTCTCTCTTATGGCCGAATCATCAGGACGGACGAAAACAATGATATTCTCGGCGATTTTTCTGCTTTTGACGCGGCCATGACTCTCTCCTACGGTACGGCTCTGTCACCCTCTTTAAGCGGCGGTCTGTCGGCCAAGATAATTTACTCCCACCTTTCTTCGCTTGGCTCGGGACGCGAAAAGGGAAACGGGACATCGACCGGCCTGGCCCTGGATGCCGGCATTCTTTATAGGTTGCACCGGCGGATATCGCTGGGGGCAGCGGTCACCAATCTCGGCCCGGATATATCCTATATCGATGTTTCTCAATCCGACCCGCTGCCGAGGAATCTGGCGGTCGGTCTGGCCTGGAAATTTATTGAATCAAACTATAACAAAGCGCTGGTTACAGTGGAGGCCAATAAATCTCTGGTAAACATAGGGGATGGATTTTCGCAGGAGTTGAAAGAGGTTGTTCTCAACGGCGGCCTGGAGTACTGGTATGGTTCATTTATTGCGCTCCGCGGCGGATATATTTATGACCAGGATGGGCAGATCAAAACCCCCACTTTCGGCTTCGGCCTGGCCTATAAAATATTCCAGTTTGATTTTGCCTATATTCCCTCGAATGACCAGGTTCCGCTGGCCAATACCGCCAGGTTCTCTTTAAAGATTGAAATGTAG